One part of the Methylobacterium mesophilicum SR1.6/6 genome encodes these proteins:
- a CDS encoding transglutaminase family protein, whose amino-acid sequence MIYTLRHRTTYRYGKPVHFARCTLRLKPQDGEGQSVLASAVTIDPSPTRAVMRRDYFGIDAVALTLEVPHTTFSVEALSTVRVERPAPPPPESGIPWEQVRAGVVAGRDLGGRAPVHFLFPSGRVPLLPAVTDYARASFAPGRSAYGAAHDLMLRIRQDFRFDAKATTVYTPLAESFALRAGVCQDFAHVMIAALRGMGLPAAYVSGYLRTVPPPGRPRLRGADASHAWVAVWCGDGWLGLDPTNGVAVRDDHIVVARGRDYGDVAPVDGIVSGSGKQRLKVEVDVIPDTETQDLALVG is encoded by the coding sequence GTGATCTACACGCTGCGCCACCGCACCACCTACCGCTACGGCAAGCCCGTGCACTTCGCCCGCTGCACCCTGCGGCTCAAGCCGCAGGACGGCGAGGGGCAGAGCGTGCTGGCGAGCGCCGTCACGATCGATCCGAGCCCCACCCGGGCGGTGATGCGGCGCGACTATTTCGGGATCGACGCGGTGGCGCTCACCCTCGAGGTGCCCCACACGACCTTCAGCGTCGAGGCGCTCTCCACCGTGCGGGTCGAGCGTCCGGCCCCACCGCCGCCGGAATCCGGGATCCCCTGGGAGCAGGTCCGCGCGGGCGTGGTGGCCGGGCGTGATCTCGGCGGCCGGGCGCCGGTCCATTTCCTGTTCCCGAGCGGCCGCGTCCCGCTGCTGCCCGCGGTCACCGACTACGCGCGCGCCAGCTTCGCGCCCGGCCGCAGCGCCTACGGGGCGGCCCATGACCTGATGTTGCGGATCCGCCAGGATTTCCGCTTCGATGCCAAGGCCACCACCGTCTACACGCCGCTCGCCGAATCCTTCGCGCTGCGGGCCGGGGTCTGCCAGGACTTCGCCCACGTGATGATCGCGGCCCTGCGCGGCATGGGCCTGCCGGCGGCCTATGTCAGCGGCTACCTGCGCACCGTGCCGCCGCCGGGCCGGCCGCGCCTGCGGGGCGCGGATGCGAGCCACGCCTGGGTGGCGGTCTGGTGCGGCGACGGCTGGCTCGGCCTCGACCCGACCAACGGCGTCGCGGTGCGGGACGACCACATCGTGGTGGCCCGCGGCCGCGACTACGGCGACGTGGCGCCGGTCGACGGCATCGTCAGCGGCTCGGGCAAGCAGCGCCTCAAGGTCGAGGTCGACGTCATTCCCGACACCGAGACGCAGGATCTCGCGCTGGTCGGGTGA
- a CDS encoding succinate dehydrogenase assembly factor 2: MSGTTRTSADLDPRRRRLLYRAWHRGIREMDLIMGRFADAEIGDLSEDELDQFEALIEVPDRDLFKWLTGEVETPSNYDTSVWRRVRAFHRHDAPIHS; this comes from the coding sequence ATGTCCGGCACCACCCGCACGAGCGCCGACCTCGATCCGCGCCGCCGCCGACTCCTCTACCGCGCCTGGCACCGGGGCATCCGCGAGATGGACCTGATCATGGGCCGCTTCGCCGATGCCGAGATCGGCGACCTGTCGGAGGACGAGCTCGACCAGTTCGAGGCGCTGATCGAGGTCCCGGACCGCGACCTGTTCAAGTGGCTCACCGGCGAAGTGGAGACGCCCTCGAACTACGACACGTCGGTCTGGCGGCGGGTGCGGGCGTTCCACCGGCACGACGCGCCGATCCATTCCTGA
- a CDS encoding quinone oxidoreductase family protein, with product MPKAIRVYEYGGPEVMRFEDVPLAEPGPGQIRVKQAAIGVNFIDIYFRTGAYKSPHMPYTPGKEGAGTVTAVGEGVTQFKPGDRVAYGSVADGCYAEEPVIPASAAVPIPDGVDEKTAAAMMLKGLTVEYLLHRTYAVKPGDTILWQAAAGGVGLIACQWAKHLGATVIGTAGSPEKAELAKQNGCDHVILYREEDVAKRVREITGGKGVPVVYDGVGQATLMGSLDSLAPLGLLASFGSASGAITGLDLGLLAPRGSLYVTRPTLATFSANRATLEEAAARLFKVVRDGAVKIAVNATYPLAEAQQVHRDLAGRETTGSIVMLP from the coding sequence ATGCCGAAGGCGATCCGGGTCTACGAATACGGCGGTCCCGAGGTGATGCGCTTCGAGGACGTGCCCCTGGCCGAGCCCGGCCCCGGGCAGATCCGCGTCAAGCAGGCCGCCATCGGCGTCAATTTCATCGACATCTACTTCCGCACCGGCGCCTACAAGTCCCCGCACATGCCCTACACCCCCGGCAAGGAGGGTGCCGGCACCGTCACGGCGGTCGGCGAGGGCGTGACCCAGTTCAAGCCCGGCGACCGGGTCGCCTACGGCTCGGTGGCGGACGGCTGCTACGCCGAGGAGCCGGTGATCCCGGCCTCCGCGGCCGTGCCGATCCCCGACGGGGTCGACGAGAAGACCGCCGCCGCGATGATGCTCAAGGGCCTCACCGTCGAGTACCTGCTGCACCGGACCTACGCGGTGAAGCCCGGCGATACGATCCTGTGGCAGGCGGCCGCCGGCGGCGTCGGCCTGATCGCCTGCCAGTGGGCCAAGCACCTCGGCGCCACGGTGATCGGCACCGCCGGCAGCCCCGAGAAGGCGGAACTGGCCAAGCAGAACGGCTGCGACCACGTCATCCTCTACCGCGAGGAGGACGTGGCCAAGCGCGTGCGCGAGATCACCGGCGGCAAGGGCGTGCCGGTGGTCTACGACGGCGTCGGGCAGGCGACCCTGATGGGCTCGCTGGACAGCCTCGCGCCGCTCGGCCTGCTGGCGAGCTTCGGCTCGGCCTCCGGGGCGATCACCGGGCTCGACCTCGGCCTGCTCGCCCCGCGCGGCTCGCTCTACGTGACGCGCCCGACGCTCGCGACCTTCTCGGCGAACCGCGCCACCCTGGAGGAGGCCGCCGCCCGCCTGTTCAAGGTGGTCCGCGACGGCGCGGTGAAGATCGCCGTCAACGCCACCTACCCGCTGGCCGAGGCGCAGCAGGTGCACCGCGACCTCGCGGGCCGGGAGACCACCGGCTCGATCGTGATGCTGCCGTAG
- the pncA gene encoding bifunctional nicotinamidase/pyrazinamidase — MTPGSADLLLVIDVQVDFLPGGALPVPGGDAVIGPINAIQHRFRHVVLMQDWHPADHVSFADTHPGRAPFETVALPYGPQVLWPRHCVQGSPGARFAPDLATDRASLVVRKGLDPRVDSYSAFLEADRTTRTGLAGALRERGITRVALCGLATDFCVAWSALDASDAGFEVWVVEDAVRGIDVDGSLAQAWARMDAAGVRRIAAAEIG; from the coding sequence GTGACGCCCGGCAGCGCCGACCTGCTCCTCGTCATCGACGTGCAGGTCGATTTCCTGCCGGGCGGCGCCCTCCCCGTCCCGGGGGGCGACGCGGTGATCGGGCCGATCAACGCGATCCAGCACCGCTTCCGGCACGTGGTGCTGATGCAGGACTGGCACCCGGCCGACCACGTCTCCTTCGCCGACACCCATCCGGGGCGGGCGCCGTTCGAGACCGTGGCGCTGCCCTACGGACCGCAGGTTCTGTGGCCCCGGCACTGCGTGCAGGGCAGCCCGGGCGCGCGGTTCGCGCCGGACCTCGCCACCGACCGGGCGAGCCTCGTGGTTCGCAAGGGGCTGGATCCCCGGGTCGACAGCTACTCGGCCTTCCTGGAGGCCGACCGGACGACCCGCACCGGGCTGGCCGGGGCGCTCCGGGAGCGCGGCATCACCCGCGTCGCCCTGTGCGGGCTCGCCACCGACTTCTGCGTCGCCTGGAGCGCGCTGGACGCAAGCGACGCGGGCTTCGAGGTCTGGGTGGTGGAGGATGCGGTGCGGGGGATCGACGTGGACGGGTCGCTCGCGCAGGCCTGGGCGCGGATGGACGCGGCGGGCGTGCGCCGGATCGCGGCGGCGGAGATCGGCTGA
- the dinB gene encoding DNA polymerase IV, whose translation MDPEVALRKIIHIDMDAFYASVEQRDDPALRGLPLAVGGSRERGVVAAASYEARRFGVRSAMPSATARRLCPDLLFVKPRFEVYRAVSDEIRAVFARHTAIIEPVALDEAYLDVTENFFGLPTATAVAKAIRAEILERTGLVASAGVSYNKFLAKVASDHRKPDALFVITPAMGPDFVAALPIGRFHGVGPVTEAKMKRLGIETGADLRAWTVERLRETFGSAGAYYHAVARGIDERPVRAHRVRKSIGAETTFSDDTAAFEILAARLAPLFDKVWAGADAKGMRARTVTLKLKFSDFAQVTRAKSLPGPVADRAGLERIGLDLLAGLFPLRRSARLIGVSLSGFAQDEPDGPLQLGLEL comes from the coding sequence ATGGATCCGGAGGTCGCGCTCCGAAAAATCATCCACATCGACATGGACGCGTTCTACGCCTCCGTGGAGCAGCGCGACGATCCCGCCCTGCGCGGCCTGCCGCTGGCGGTGGGCGGCTCCCGGGAGCGGGGCGTGGTGGCGGCGGCGAGCTACGAGGCGCGCCGGTTCGGCGTCCGCTCGGCCATGCCGTCGGCCACCGCAAGACGGCTCTGCCCGGACCTGCTGTTCGTGAAGCCGCGCTTCGAGGTCTACCGGGCGGTCTCCGACGAGATCCGCGCGGTCTTCGCCCGCCACACGGCGATCATCGAGCCGGTCGCCCTGGACGAAGCCTATCTCGACGTCACCGAGAATTTTTTTGGACTCCCGACCGCGACGGCCGTCGCCAAGGCGATCCGGGCCGAGATCCTGGAGCGCACCGGGCTCGTGGCCTCGGCCGGGGTCTCGTACAACAAGTTCCTCGCCAAGGTGGCGTCCGACCACAGGAAGCCCGACGCCCTGTTCGTCATCACCCCCGCCATGGGGCCCGACTTCGTGGCCGCCCTGCCGATCGGCCGGTTCCACGGCGTCGGCCCGGTCACCGAGGCGAAGATGAAGCGGCTCGGGATCGAGACCGGGGCGGATCTGCGCGCCTGGACGGTCGAGCGGCTGCGCGAGACCTTCGGCTCCGCGGGGGCCTACTACCACGCGGTCGCCCGCGGGATCGACGAGCGGCCGGTGCGCGCCCACCGGGTGCGCAAGTCGATCGGAGCGGAGACCACCTTCTCGGACGACACCGCCGCCTTCGAGATCCTGGCCGCCCGGCTGGCGCCGCTGTTCGACAAGGTCTGGGCCGGGGCCGACGCCAAGGGCATGCGCGCCCGGACCGTGACCCTCAAGCTCAAGTTCTCGGATTTCGCCCAGGTCACCCGGGCGAAGTCGCTCCCCGGCCCCGTAGCCGACCGGGCCGGCTTGGAGCGGATCGGCCTCGACCTGCTCGCCGGCCTGTTCCCCCTGCGGCGCAGCGCGCGGCTGATCGGCGTGTCGCTGTCGGGCTTCGCGCAGGACGAGCCGGACGGGCCGCTGCAACTCGGGTTAGAACTCTGA
- the rimO gene encoding 30S ribosomal protein S12 methylthiotransferase RimO codes for MTATPAPRGPAPGAAPKISFVSLGCPKALVDSERILTHLRAEGYELARRHDGADVVIVNTCGFLDSAKAESLSAIGEAMAENGRVIVTGCMGAQPEEIREKYPDLLAVTGPQAYESVVAAVHEAVPPAHDPFLDLVPPQGIKLTPRHYAYLKISEGCSNRCSFCIIPSLRGNLVSRPAADVLREAEKLVKAGVKELLVVSQDTSAYGVDIRYSESPWQDRQVRAKFYDLTKELGALGAWVRLHYVYPYPHVDEVIPLMAEGKVLPYLDMPLQHASPSVLKRMRRPGNQERQLDRIRSWRQTCPDLAIRSTFIVGFPGETEAEFEELLAWLQEAKLDRVGCFEYEPVAGATANALGDLVPPAVKAERKRRFMETQNGIALRLQRAKVGKRLPIIVDAVEGGVAKGRSKADAPEIDGNVHAAFRRPVRVGDIVTVKIDRAEAYDLYGSVA; via the coding sequence ATGACCGCCACGCCCGCCCCCCGCGGCCCCGCTCCCGGAGCCGCCCCCAAAATCTCGTTCGTCTCGCTCGGATGTCCGAAGGCGCTCGTCGATTCCGAGCGGATCCTCACGCACCTGCGGGCCGAGGGCTACGAGCTGGCGCGCCGGCACGACGGGGCCGACGTGGTGATCGTCAACACCTGCGGCTTCCTCGATTCGGCCAAGGCGGAGTCGCTCTCGGCCATCGGCGAGGCCATGGCGGAGAACGGCCGGGTGATCGTCACCGGCTGCATGGGCGCGCAGCCGGAGGAGATCCGCGAGAAGTACCCCGACCTCCTGGCGGTGACCGGGCCGCAGGCCTACGAGTCGGTGGTGGCGGCCGTCCACGAGGCGGTGCCGCCGGCCCACGACCCGTTCCTCGACCTCGTGCCGCCCCAGGGGATCAAGCTCACCCCGCGCCACTACGCCTACCTGAAGATCTCGGAAGGGTGCAGCAACCGCTGCAGCTTCTGCATCATCCCGTCTTTACGCGGGAACCTCGTCAGCCGCCCGGCCGCCGACGTGCTGCGCGAGGCCGAGAAGCTCGTGAAGGCCGGCGTGAAGGAGCTGCTGGTCGTCAGCCAGGACACCAGCGCCTACGGGGTCGATATCCGCTACAGTGAGAGCCCGTGGCAGGACCGCCAGGTCCGCGCGAAGTTCTACGACCTCACCAAGGAACTCGGCGCGCTCGGGGCCTGGGTCCGGCTGCATTACGTCTACCCCTATCCGCACGTGGACGAGGTCATCCCGCTGATGGCCGAGGGCAAGGTGCTCCCCTATCTCGACATGCCGCTCCAGCACGCGAGCCCGTCGGTGCTCAAGCGCATGCGCCGCCCCGGCAACCAGGAGCGCCAGCTCGACCGGATCCGGAGCTGGCGGCAGACCTGCCCGGACCTCGCGATCCGCTCGACCTTCATCGTCGGCTTCCCCGGCGAGACCGAGGCCGAGTTCGAGGAGCTGCTGGCCTGGCTGCAGGAGGCCAAGCTCGATCGGGTCGGCTGCTTCGAGTACGAGCCGGTGGCGGGCGCCACCGCCAACGCGCTCGGCGACCTCGTGCCGCCGGCGGTGAAGGCCGAGCGCAAGCGCCGGTTCATGGAGACCCAGAACGGCATCGCGCTCCGGCTGCAGCGGGCCAAGGTCGGCAAGCGGCTGCCCATCATCGTCGATGCCGTCGAGGGCGGGGTCGCGAAGGGCCGGTCCAAGGCCGACGCGCCGGAGATCGACGGGAATGTCCACGCCGCCTTCCGGCGCCCGGTGCGGGTCGGCGACATCGTCACCGTGAAGATCGACCGGGCCGAGGCCTACGACCTGTACGGCAGCGTCGCCTGA
- the pabB gene encoding aminodeoxychorismate synthase component I yields the protein MWTREIPFIDPVAAAARLRALPGLAFLDSAMRHDSLGRHSIVAAEPFARFRYRDERATLDGNPVPGGPFAALRACLAPYRIDPDAEHPFPGGAIGYFAYDLGAALERVAAPARRAGLTDDIALNLYDTALVIDHAAGTCRLVATGFPERDPESRQARAAARLARFADRLGAAEPPLGTSEAPSEPLAWHSNFDRQGYEEAVEKVRAYIRAGDIYQANIAQRFTADLPAGFDPFALYRRLRATNPATFGAYLELEGLTVASSSPERFIRLDGRHVETRPIKGTARRADNPLDDPEADRAVAEALQASVKERAENVMIVDLLRNDLSRVCKPGSVAVPTLCGLETYANVHHLVSVVTGQLRNGLDALDLLEGTFPGGSITGAPKIRAMDIITEIEGDARELYCGAIGRIGFDGALDTSIAIRTVFMDDRQAVLQAGGGVTLLSEPGPEYDETLAKAARVFEAFA from the coding sequence ATGTGGACCCGAGAGATCCCCTTCATCGATCCCGTCGCGGCGGCCGCCCGGCTGCGCGCCCTGCCCGGGCTCGCCTTCCTCGACAGCGCCATGCGGCACGACTCCCTGGGGCGCCATTCGATCGTGGCGGCCGAGCCGTTCGCGCGCTTCCGCTACCGCGACGAGCGCGCGACCCTGGACGGGAACCCGGTCCCGGGCGGTCCGTTCGCGGCCTTGCGGGCGTGCCTCGCGCCGTACCGGATCGACCCCGACGCCGAACACCCCTTCCCCGGCGGGGCGATCGGCTACTTCGCCTACGATCTCGGCGCGGCACTGGAGCGGGTCGCGGCCCCGGCGCGGCGGGCGGGGCTCACCGACGACATCGCCCTGAACCTCTACGACACGGCCCTGGTGATCGACCACGCCGCCGGCACCTGCCGGCTCGTCGCCACCGGCTTTCCCGAACGCGACCCGGAGAGCCGGCAGGCCCGCGCGGCGGCGCGGCTCGCCCGCTTCGCGGATCGGCTCGGCGCCGCGGAACCCCCCCTCGGGACCTCCGAAGCGCCGTCGGAACCGCTCGCTTGGCACTCGAACTTCGACCGACAAGGTTATGAGGAAGCTGTCGAAAAGGTCCGTGCCTACATCCGCGCCGGCGACATCTACCAAGCCAACATCGCCCAGCGCTTCACCGCCGACCTGCCGGCCGGGTTCGACCCGTTCGCCCTCTACCGGCGCCTGCGCGCCACCAACCCGGCGACCTTCGGGGCCTACCTGGAACTGGAGGGCCTGACCGTCGCCTCGTCCTCGCCCGAGCGGTTCATCCGCCTCGACGGCCGGCACGTGGAGACGCGGCCGATCAAGGGCACCGCCCGCCGCGCGGACAACCCCTTGGACGATCCGGAGGCCGACCGGGCGGTGGCCGAGGCGCTCCAGGCCAGCGTCAAGGAGCGGGCCGAGAACGTCATGATCGTCGACCTGCTGCGCAACGACCTGTCCCGGGTCTGCAAGCCGGGCAGCGTCGCCGTCCCGACCCTGTGCGGACTGGAGACCTACGCCAACGTCCACCATCTGGTGTCGGTGGTGACCGGACAACTCCGCAACGGGCTCGACGCCCTCGACCTCCTGGAAGGGACCTTTCCGGGCGGCTCGATCACGGGGGCCCCGAAGATCCGTGCCATGGACATCATCACGGAGATCGAGGGCGACGCCCGGGAACTCTACTGCGGCGCCATCGGCCGGATCGGCTTCGACGGGGCCCTCGACACCTCGATCGCGATCCGCACGGTGTTCATGGACGACCGCCAGGCGGTCCTGCAGGCCGGCGGCGGGGTGACCCTGCTGTCGGAGCCGGGCCCGGAATACGACGAGACCCTGGCCAAGGCCGCCCGCGTGTTCGAGGCCTTCGCATGA
- a CDS encoding anthranilate synthase component II, with amino-acid sequence MILVLDNYDSFVFNVVRYLEELGETVRVVRNDALDVPGIRALAPEALVVSPGPCTPAEAGISLPAIRELSGAVPILGVCLGHQAIGAAFGGTVARAQRPLHGQATPIAHRGERLFSGLPAPMPVGRYHSLVVTPGPEMETHLSVDAVSQEGEVMALSHRTHPTYGIQFHPESVLTEGGHALFANFLGLARAWRERPEGRRDAVA; translated from the coding sequence ATGATCCTCGTCCTCGACAATTACGACTCGTTCGTCTTCAACGTCGTCCGCTACCTGGAGGAGCTCGGCGAGACGGTCCGGGTCGTGCGCAACGACGCCCTCGACGTCCCCGGCATCCGGGCCCTGGCGCCCGAGGCCCTGGTGGTCTCGCCCGGCCCCTGCACCCCCGCGGAGGCGGGGATCTCCCTGCCGGCGATCCGGGAGCTGTCGGGCGCGGTGCCGATCCTCGGCGTCTGCCTCGGCCATCAGGCGATCGGCGCGGCCTTCGGCGGCACGGTCGCGCGGGCGCAGCGCCCCCTGCACGGGCAGGCGACGCCGATCGCCCACCGGGGCGAGCGGCTGTTCTCCGGGCTGCCGGCGCCGATGCCGGTGGGGCGCTACCACTCCCTCGTGGTGACCCCCGGCCCCGAGATGGAGACGCATCTCTCGGTCGACGCGGTCTCGCAGGAGGGCGAGGTCATGGCGCTCTCGCACCGCACCCATCCGACCTATGGCATCCAGTTCCACCCGGAATCGGTCCTGACCGAGGGCGGCCACGCCCTGTTCGCCAATTTTTTGGGACTTGCCCGCGCCTGGCGCGAGAGACCGGAGGGACGCCGCGATGCTGTGGCGTGA
- a CDS encoding aminotransferase class IV, translating into MLWRDGAIASGTTAPLDHTDRGLTLGDGLFDTALALGGRVAFEDAHVARLVAGAGTLGIPVDPERVRQAMRALAGQGDRLAIRTTLTRGSGPRGLKPPDDPHPTLFATAAASTKAVAFAPLRLWPTPIARNDTSPAARLKTLGYGDAVLAAGEAAAAGFDEALFRNTRGRVACAGTGNLFALFGETLVTPPLSDGVLAGIVRAEILARAAACGLRAEERSLSLPAIVGAEAVVLTNSLRLLAPVTAIGDAALGSAGHPAVDRLKAALRAALARSCQVAEEMVA; encoded by the coding sequence ATGCTGTGGCGTGACGGCGCGATCGCGTCCGGCACCACGGCCCCCCTCGACCATACCGACCGCGGCCTGACGCTGGGCGACGGCCTGTTCGACACGGCGCTGGCGCTGGGCGGCCGCGTGGCCTTCGAGGATGCCCACGTTGCCCGGCTCGTGGCCGGCGCGGGCACGCTCGGGATCCCCGTCGATCCGGAGCGGGTCCGCCAGGCCATGCGGGCGCTGGCCGGGCAGGGCGACCGGCTCGCGATCCGGACCACGCTGACCCGCGGCTCCGGTCCGCGCGGGCTGAAGCCGCCGGACGATCCGCATCCCACCCTGTTCGCCACCGCGGCCGCCAGCACCAAGGCGGTGGCCTTCGCGCCCCTGCGCCTGTGGCCGACGCCGATCGCCCGCAACGACACCTCCCCGGCCGCACGGCTGAAGACGCTCGGCTACGGCGACGCGGTGCTGGCCGCCGGGGAGGCCGCCGCCGCCGGCTTCGACGAGGCCCTGTTCCGCAACACGCGCGGGCGCGTCGCCTGCGCGGGCACCGGCAACCTGTTCGCGCTGTTCGGCGAGACCCTGGTGACGCCGCCGCTCAGCGACGGCGTGCTGGCCGGGATCGTGCGGGCCGAAATCCTCGCCCGCGCCGCCGCGTGCGGCCTGCGCGCGGAGGAGCGGTCGCTGAGCTTGCCCGCTATCGTGGGGGCCGAAGCGGTCGTCCTGACCAATTCCCTGCGGCTCCTCGCCCCCGTGACGGCAATCGGCGACGCCGCCCTCGGGAGCGCCGGGCATCCGGCGGTGGACCGGCTCAAGGCGGCGCTGCGGGCCGCTCTGGCCCGTTCCTGCCAAGTGGCGGAGGAGATGGTCGCGTGA
- a CDS encoding DoxX family protein → MTGAAVEAGRRRLRYGLAALYAVIGVVHLVATDAMLPLMPDWVPEPRLVILATGLCEIAGAAGLLTGRFRRAAAIGLALYAVCVYPANLKHAFAHVHVAGIPDSWWYHGPRLAFQPVFVWMALWAGGLLDWPFRGWTRSVRGATKMSAAAPPPGAAPRPDGPATAREP, encoded by the coding sequence GTGACCGGTGCGGCGGTCGAGGCGGGGCGGCGCCGGCTCCGCTACGGGCTCGCGGCGCTCTACGCCGTCATCGGGGTGGTGCACCTCGTGGCGACCGACGCGATGCTGCCGCTGATGCCCGACTGGGTGCCGGAGCCCCGTCTCGTCATCCTGGCGACCGGCCTGTGCGAGATCGCGGGCGCCGCCGGGCTGCTCACCGGCCGGTTCCGCCGCGCCGCCGCGATCGGCCTCGCCCTCTACGCGGTCTGCGTCTACCCGGCCAATCTCAAGCACGCCTTCGCGCATGTCCACGTGGCGGGCATCCCGGATTCCTGGTGGTACCACGGCCCGCGCCTGGCGTTTCAGCCGGTCTTCGTCTGGATGGCGCTGTGGGCCGGCGGGCTGCTCGACTGGCCGTTCCGCGGATGGACGAGATCTGTCCGCGGGGCGACCAAGATGTCCGCGGCCGCGCCGCCGCCAGGCGCAGCTCCGCGGCCCGACGGGCCAGCAACCGCCCGGGAACCGTGA